A region from the Cryptosporangium arvum DSM 44712 genome encodes:
- a CDS encoding ABC transporter substrate-binding protein, with product MLTRVAAATVALALLAAGCSSKAESGSDGGSGDVTTDVGVEGSTITLGVLTDLTGVFAALGKDITNGNTLYWKSAKVCDKYAVKLDVQDTGYVPQQGVQLYSSIKSDVLAMQQTIGSPINAALAKDYEADTIVNFPSAWGEKLTDIPGTGVLGPTYDVEMSNAYDYAFEKGLLKEGDTVGHIYFEGEYGETGLEGTTYVAKQKKLKVVEAQIKATDQDMSAQVTQLKARGVDAIVLTVAPAQTTSVAAAAQAQGLDVPILGSNPVFAPGLLQGPTAAWLKSHLYVSAPVSTFEKHRDLYDKYTAAFPDAKNPSGGVILGYGMSEIMKQVLDTACEDGDLTRAGVLKAFQGLKNIDTGGLIVPIEAFTLHRSPSLQSYIYQPADVPGGAKVVQDAFEGEFAPGLAES from the coding sequence ATGCTGACCAGAGTGGCCGCCGCCACCGTCGCCCTCGCGCTGTTGGCCGCGGGGTGCAGCAGTAAAGCCGAATCGGGTTCCGACGGCGGCTCCGGCGACGTCACCACCGACGTGGGCGTGGAGGGCAGCACGATCACGCTCGGCGTGCTCACCGACCTGACCGGCGTGTTCGCCGCCCTGGGCAAGGACATCACGAACGGCAACACCCTCTACTGGAAGTCCGCGAAGGTCTGCGACAAGTACGCCGTCAAACTCGACGTCCAGGACACCGGGTACGTCCCGCAGCAGGGTGTGCAGCTCTACAGCTCGATCAAGTCCGACGTGCTGGCGATGCAGCAGACGATCGGGTCCCCCATCAACGCGGCGCTAGCCAAGGACTACGAGGCCGACACGATCGTCAACTTCCCCTCGGCCTGGGGCGAGAAGCTCACCGACATCCCCGGCACCGGGGTGCTCGGCCCGACCTACGACGTCGAGATGTCCAACGCCTACGACTACGCGTTCGAGAAGGGACTGCTGAAGGAGGGCGACACCGTCGGGCACATCTACTTCGAGGGCGAGTACGGCGAGACGGGCCTGGAGGGCACGACCTACGTCGCGAAGCAGAAGAAGCTGAAGGTCGTCGAGGCGCAGATCAAAGCCACCGACCAGGACATGAGCGCCCAGGTGACGCAGCTCAAGGCGCGTGGCGTCGACGCGATCGTGCTGACGGTCGCGCCGGCCCAGACCACCTCGGTGGCCGCGGCCGCGCAGGCGCAGGGTCTCGACGTGCCGATCCTGGGCAGCAACCCGGTGTTCGCGCCGGGCCTGCTGCAGGGTCCGACGGCGGCCTGGCTGAAGTCGCACCTGTACGTCTCCGCGCCGGTCTCGACGTTCGAGAAGCACCGCGACCTGTACGACAAGTACACCGCGGCGTTCCCGGACGCGAAGAACCCCAGCGGCGGCGTGATCCTCGGCTACGGCATGTCCGAGATCATGAAGCAGGTGCTGGACACCGCGTGCGAGGACGGTGACCTGACCCGCGCCGGGGTGCTCAAGGCGTTCCAGGGCCTGAAGAACATCGACACCGGCGGTCTGATCGTGCCGATCGAGGCGTTCACC
- a CDS encoding branched-chain amino acid ABC transporter permease codes for MSRALRWVLPAIVLIVAPFYVEEFWLRTGFAICGAIVGAIGLNLLLGTAGQLSLAHSFFLAVGAISYTFFAGTGGDEVSGLGWPPLVAAVIGVVLAGVAGLAFSPIAARLRGIYLGVASLALVFVGQHVLNSWTSVTGGFNGRSVPDFSLFGFSFADTPRLVLLGVPFRESERLWYLGLLLAVLAFLFARNLVRSRPGLALQAVRDSELAASVMGVNVQRYKAGAFLVSSAYGGLAGVMYALSIGSIAPESFGLFVSIQYLAMVVLGGLGSLGGAVAGAVFVTALPLVLQRYSDALPLVSGAGGDGLAAGEAARYLYGLAIVLVVLFQPAGLAGFARLFRRTQPQRGTIDEDADQSGRRHRRPRAVGRGVQQ; via the coding sequence GTGTCTAGGGCGTTGCGATGGGTGCTGCCGGCGATCGTGCTGATCGTCGCTCCGTTCTACGTCGAGGAGTTCTGGCTGCGCACCGGCTTCGCGATCTGCGGGGCGATCGTCGGCGCGATCGGCCTGAACCTGCTGCTCGGCACGGCCGGGCAGCTCTCGCTCGCGCACTCGTTCTTCCTGGCCGTCGGGGCGATCAGCTACACGTTCTTCGCCGGCACCGGCGGTGACGAGGTCTCCGGGCTGGGCTGGCCGCCGCTGGTCGCCGCGGTGATCGGCGTCGTCCTGGCCGGGGTCGCGGGGCTGGCGTTCAGCCCGATCGCGGCCCGCCTGCGCGGGATCTACCTCGGGGTGGCGTCGCTGGCGCTGGTCTTCGTCGGCCAGCACGTCCTCAACAGCTGGACGTCGGTGACCGGCGGCTTCAACGGCCGCTCGGTGCCGGACTTCTCGCTGTTCGGGTTCTCGTTCGCCGACACCCCGCGGCTGGTGCTGCTCGGCGTGCCGTTCCGGGAGTCCGAGCGGCTCTGGTACCTGGGGCTGCTGCTCGCGGTCCTCGCTTTCCTGTTCGCCCGCAACCTCGTGCGCTCGCGGCCCGGGCTGGCGCTGCAGGCCGTGCGCGACAGCGAACTCGCCGCGTCGGTGATGGGCGTGAACGTGCAGCGCTACAAGGCGGGCGCGTTCCTGGTCAGTTCGGCCTACGGCGGCCTGGCCGGGGTGATGTACGCGTTGTCGATCGGCAGCATCGCCCCGGAGTCGTTCGGCCTGTTCGTCTCCATCCAGTACCTGGCGATGGTCGTGCTCGGGGGCCTCGGCTCGCTCGGTGGCGCGGTCGCCGGCGCGGTGTTCGTCACCGCCCTCCCGCTCGTCCTGCAACGCTATTCCGACGCGCTCCCGCTGGTCAGCGGGGCCGGCGGCGACGGCCTGGCCGCGGGTGAGGCGGCCCGCTACCTCTACGGCCTCGCGATCGTGCTCGTCGTCCTGTTCCAGCCCGCGGGCCTCGCGGGCTTCGCTCGCCTGTTCCGGAGAACCCAGCCGCAAAGGGGAACCATCGATGAAGATGCTGACCAGAGTGGCCGCCGCCACCGTCGCCCTCGCGCTGTTGGCCGCGGGGTGCAGCAGTAA
- a CDS encoding branched-chain amino acid ABC transporter permease, which yields MTQFLSLLLNGVSLGAMYALIALGFVIIFKASGVVNFAHGSFLLLGAYTIVRLSDPLGFWLGTVVGVALTAAVAVLIERLLINRLRGTTDIALAVVTIGVDIILLTDLTRRIGSDILNVPHPWGGDVVRLGDVGISTNRALAILVAAVLIGGFFAAFKYSDWGVAMRAVAEDGDAAALMGIRQGRVSAIAWLVAGALAAVAALFLVGAPTPGVSPAVYTVALGAFPAAILGGLDSTGGALAGGLLIGVAEALAAGYQDQLLFLGRGFGPVVPYLVMIVVLLVRPSGLFGTRELTRV from the coding sequence ATGACCCAGTTCCTCTCCCTGCTACTGAACGGCGTGTCGCTGGGCGCGATGTACGCGCTGATCGCGCTGGGTTTCGTGATCATCTTCAAGGCCAGCGGCGTCGTGAACTTCGCGCACGGCTCGTTCCTGCTGCTCGGCGCGTACACGATCGTGCGGCTCTCGGACCCGCTCGGGTTCTGGCTCGGCACGGTCGTCGGGGTGGCGCTGACCGCGGCCGTCGCCGTCCTGATCGAACGGTTGCTGATCAACCGCCTGCGCGGCACCACCGACATCGCGCTCGCCGTCGTCACGATCGGCGTCGACATCATCCTGCTCACCGACCTGACCCGGCGGATCGGCTCGGACATCCTCAACGTGCCCCACCCGTGGGGCGGCGACGTCGTGCGGCTCGGCGACGTCGGCATCAGCACGAACCGCGCGCTGGCGATCCTGGTCGCGGCCGTCCTGATCGGCGGGTTCTTCGCCGCGTTCAAGTACTCCGACTGGGGGGTGGCGATGCGCGCGGTCGCCGAGGACGGGGACGCGGCCGCGCTGATGGGCATCCGGCAGGGCCGGGTCTCCGCGATCGCCTGGCTGGTCGCCGGTGCGCTCGCCGCCGTCGCCGCGCTGTTCCTGGTCGGCGCGCCGACGCCGGGGGTGAGCCCGGCGGTCTACACGGTGGCCCTCGGCGCGTTCCCGGCCGCGATCCTCGGTGGCCTGGACTCCACCGGTGGCGCGCTGGCCGGTGGGCTGCTGATCGGCGTCGCCGAGGCGCTGGCCGCCGGCTACCAGGACCAGTTGCTGTTCCTCGGCCGCGGGTTCGGCCCGGTGGTGCCGTACCTGGTGATGATCGTGGTGCTCCTGGTCCGGCCGTCGGGCCTGTTCGGCACCCGGGAGCTGACCCGTGTCTAG